A genome region from Glycine max cultivar Williams 82 chromosome 5, Glycine_max_v4.0, whole genome shotgun sequence includes the following:
- the LOC100812379 gene encoding protein trichome birefringence-like 23 isoform X3, giving the protein MMWSKAWALVGDSISLNNVQSLLCILAKILFFWFQCQMLEVEQLVSFYHDEEYKCKSWRFPSYNFSMSLIWSPFLVEAAIFEDENGVSSSEVELHLDKLDSKWTDQYLDFDYISFSIGKWFLKSAIYYENDTILGCHSCPKKNLTELGFNFAYCNALKLVMNFIVSSNHKGIFLRTFTPDHFENMEWLNGGTCKRTTPIKGEMEMKYLRKMLRDVELDEVGKAATEA; this is encoded by the exons ATGATGTGGAGCAAAGCCTGGGCACTCGTTGGTGATTCCATTTCACTCAACAATGTGCAATCGCTGCTCTGCATTCTTGCCAAG ATCTTGTTTTTTTGGTTCCAATGCCAAATGCTGGAG GTGGAACAACTTGTCTCATTCTACCATGACGAGGAATACAAGTGCAAAAGCTGGCGTTTTCCCTCATACAACTTCAGTATGTCACTTATTTGGTCACCATTCCTTGTGGAAGCTGCTATTTTTGAAGACGAAAATGGTGTTTCGAGTTCTGAAGTTGAGCTACATCTTGACAAACTGGATAGTAAATGGACGGATCAGTACCTTGACTTTGATTACATTAGTTTTTCAATCGGGAAATGGTTTCTCAAATCTGCAATCTACTATGAGAATGACACCATATTGGGCTGCCACTCCTGTCCTAAGAAGAACCTGACAGAGCTGGGGTTTAACTTTGCTTATTGCAATGCCTTGAAATTAGTAATGAACTTCATAGTGTCTTCGAATCACAAAGGGATTTTTTTACGGACATTCACACCTGATCATTTTGAAAATATGGAGTGGCTTAATGGGGGAACTTGTAAGAGAACGACACCAATTAAAGGTGAGATGGAAATGAAATATTTGAGAAAGATGCTCCGTGACGTTGAGTTGGATGAGGTTGGAAAGGCAGCTACTGAAGCTTAA
- the LOC100812919 gene encoding COP1-interactive protein 1 yields the protein MVKHRFRESIKSLFGSHIDSNKEEQLQEAKAEIEDKVKRILKLIKEDNLEEDGTPVEHSKKEPLVELIEDFHNQYQSLYAQYDHLTGELRKKIKGKREKGSSSSSSDSDSDSDYSSKDRDNKNGQLENEFQKTIHDLRQELEVVHIEVAELNRKLTITHEEKEDLNSKYLAALSKIQEADKINMDLKTDAEALGTQRLKLLVENAELNKQLDTAGKIEVELSQKLEDLTAEKDSLTMEKETALQQIEEEKKITDGLRTLVDQLKDENLALGKELEAVTGEFSILKQQLEHAEQQMTDIRHNLKVAEEENESLKVKLSQASNEVHLAHNRIQDFVAESSQLKEKLDESGREISALTQMHEGYQKESSNQIRELEAQATTLEQELESLQNQKRDMEEQIKSSTTEAGELGELNSGLQNQISELEIKSREREEELSAMMKKLKDNENESSSKMSDLTSQIDKLLADIGTLHAQKNELEEQIISKSDEASTQVKSITNELNALRQEVESLQHQKLDLEFQLVEKVQENSEYVIQMQTLKEEIDRKILEQERLLEDKENLAMKLRTLELEMNTIKNKNSEAEEQIRAKSHEISHMSKGMLELHEKIAEIEKISTDRESHFLVLQDKFINAEQVVSAKIKVSSEQIKNLEHDLASLHQEKQELEQQCEKMKLEVDSIQNQKSEIEEQMRAKDHENSGLREENLGFQGTITVQENTLAEKEAELSSLQEKLHEKESEASGQITAFTVQIDNLKHDLVSWQNEKQELEQQCEKLKMELDSTNNQTGEIEEQLIAKDHENTELREEILRLQEAIAALEKTLAEKESELSTLQEKLHEKESEASGQIIAFTSQIDNLQKDLLSFQKTKEELELHCEKISEEHAQSLVMVENEKNDISSRTMDLKRSLEEREDSYQKLNEEYKQIDSLFKECMVKLEVAEKKIEEMAGEFHEGIESKDKKVADLEHTVEELKRDLEEKGDEISTSVENVRMLEVKLRLSNQKLRVTEQLLSEKEESFRKAEEKFQQDQRALEDRIATLSAIITANSEAFDEIVSNLKERVNNVTTGIETISWKVSDDCKNFEDSISNISHELGVAKDHVREMNREKEQLKRDKNHLLEQLQIKKEQEVALRKSVEKLEAKASKEESEKMNLTTTVVQLNRTVGELEKKMKEKEDGMLDLGEEKREVIRQLCLWIDYHRSRYDYLKDILSKSRRGQSAA from the exons ATGGTGAAACATCGCTTTAGAGAGTCTATTAAATCTTTGTTTGGAAGTCACATTGACTCTAATAAAGAAGAGCAGCTCCAGGAAGCTAAAGCAG AAATTGAAGACAAAGTGAAAAGGATATTGAAACTTATTAAAGAGGACAACCTTGAAGAGGATGGTACCCCAGTAGAACATTCTAAGAAGGAACCGCTTGTTGAACTGATTGAAGATTTCCACAATCAATACCAATCACTGTATGCACAATATGATCATCTAACGGGCGAGTTAAGGAAAAAGATTAAGGGCAAGCGAGAAAAGGGTAGTTCTTCATCCAGCTCAGACTCTGATTCAGATTCAGACTATTCTTCAAAGGACAGAGACAACAAAAACGGACAACTGGAAAATGAatttcaaaagacaattcatGACTTAAGGCAAGAACTTGAAGTGGTGCATATAGAAGTGGCTGAGTTAAATCGTAAGTTGACAATCACACATGAAGAGAAGGAGGATCTTAATTCAAAATATCTTGCAGCATTGAGCAAGATACAAGAAGCAGACAAAATTAACATGGACTTGAAAACTGATGCTGAAGCATTAGGCACTCAAAGATTAAAACTTTTGGTTGAGAATGCTGAACTAAATAAACAACTGGACACTGCTGGTAAAATAGAAGTTGAACTGAGTCAAAAATTGGAAGACTTAACAGCAGAAAAAGATAGTTTGACCATGGAGAAGGAAACAGCTCTCCAACAGATTGAGGAGGAAAAGAAGATTACTGATGGCTTGAGAACCCTTGTTGATCAACTGAAAGATGAGAATTTAGCACTTGGCAAAGAGTTAGAGGCAGTTACAGGTGAATTTTCCATTCTGAAACAGCAGTTGGAACATGCAGAACAGCAAATGACAGATATAAGGCACAATCTGAAAGTTGCTGAGGAAGAAAATGAATCTTTAAAAGTGAAACTTTCACAGGCTTCAAATGAGGTTCACCTGGCTCACAATAGAATACAAGATTTTGTAGCTGAATCAAGTCAGTTAAAGGAGAAACTTGATGAGAGTGGAAGGGAAATTTCTGCCCTCACTCAGATGCATGAAGGATATCAGAAAGAATCCTCAAATCAAATCAGGGAACTGGAGGCACAAGCCACAACCCTGGAGCAGGAATTAGAATCACTGCAAAACCAGAAGAGAGATATGGAAGAGCAAATTAAGAGCAGCACAACTGAAGCGGGGGAACTAGGAGAGCTCAATTCAGGACTACAAAACCAAATATCAGAACTTGAAATAAAGTccagagaaagagaagaggagctatctgctatgatgaagaaaCTCAAAGATAATGAGAATGAGTCATCTTCTAAAATGTCAGATTTAACATCTCAGATAGATAAGCTGCTGGCCGATATAGGCACATTACATGCTCAGAAAAATGAACTGGAAGAGCAGATCATTTCTAAAAGTGATGAAGCTTCGACTCAAGTCAAAAGCATTACAAATGAGTTGAATGCGTTGCGGCAAGAAGTGGAGTCCCTCCAACACCAGAAATTGGACTTGGAATTTCAGTTAGTGGAAAAAGTCCAAGAAAATTCTGAGTATGTGATTCAAATGCAAACTCTGAAAGAGGAAATTGACAGAAAAATCCTGGAACAAGAGAGACTTCTGGAAGACAAGGAAAATTTAGCCATGAAGCTAAGGACCCTGGAATTAGAGATGAAcactataaagaataaaaacagtGAAGCTGAAGAGCAAATAAGGGCTAAAAGCCATGAAATCAGTCACATGAGTAAGGGAATGCTGGAGCTACACGAAAAAATAGcagaaatagagaaaatatcAACAGATAGAGAATCACATTTCTTAGTTCTCcaggataaatttattaatgcgGAGCAAGTGGTTTCAGCTAAAATAAAGGTATCCAGTGAACAAATTAAGAATCTTGAACATGATCTGGCTTCCCTGCATCAGGAGAAACAGGAATTAGAACAGCAGTGTGAAAAGATGAAGTTGGAGGTGGATTCCATACAGAACCAGAAGAGTGAAATTGAAGAACAAATGAGAGCTAAAGACCATGAGAACTCTGGGCTGAGAGAGGAAAATTTGGGATTTCAGGGAACAATTACTGTTCAGGAGAACACATTAGCCGAGAAAGAGGCAGAGCTATCCTCTTTACAGGAAAAGCTTCACGAAAAAGAGAGTGAGGCTTCAGGCCAAATAACTGCCTTCACAGTCCAAATTGATAATCTAAAACATGATTTGGTGTCTTGGCAGAATGAGAAACAGGAATTAGAACAGCAGTGTGAAAAGCTGAAGATGGAGCTGGATTCAACAAACAACCAGACGGGTGAAATTGAAGAGCAGCTGATAGCTAAAGACCATGAGAACACTGAACTGAGAGAGGAAATTTTGAGACTGCAGGAAGCGATTGCTGCACTGGAGAAAACATTAGCTGAGAAAGAATCAGAGTTATCCACTTTACAGGAAAAGCTTCACGAAAAAGAGAGTGAGGCTTCAGGGCAAATAATTGCCTTCACGTCTCAAATTGATAATCTGCAAAAAGACCTGCTTTCCtttcagaaaacaaaagaagaactGGAGCTCCACTGTGAAAAAATTAGCGAAGAACATGCACAAAGCCTTGTAATGGtagagaatgaaaagaatgacATATCAAGCAGAACTATGGATCTTAAGAGATCACTGGAAGAGCGAGAAGATTCATATCAGAAGTTGAATGAAGAGTATAAACAAATCGATAGTTTGTTTAAGGAATGCATGGTCAAACTTGAAGTTGCAGAGAAGAAGATTGAAGAAATGGCAGGAGAGTTTCATGAAGGCATTGAGTCGAAAGATAAGAAGGTAGCTGATTTGGAACATACAGTGGAAGAGCTTAAAAGAGACCTAGAAGAGAAAGGAGATGAAATCAGTACTTCGGTTGAGAATGTTCGGATGCTTGAGGTTAAGCTTCGTCTGTCAAACCAGAAGCTCCGGGTCACAGAACAATTGTTGAGTGAGAAGGAAGAAAGCTTTAGGAAGGCAGAGGAAAAGTTTCAGCAAGATCAGAGAGCCCTTGAGGACAGGATTGCTACTTTGTCAGCAATAATAACGGCCAACAGTGAAGCTTTTGATGAAATTGTTTCTAATCTTAAAGAGCGTGTGAACAATGTCACGACTGGCATAGAAACTATAAGCTGGAAAGTTTCTGATGACTGTAAAAATTTCGAGGACAGTATCTCTAACATCTCACACGAGCTAGGGGTTGCAAAGGACCATGTGAGGGAGATGAATAGGGAAAAAGAGCAgttaaagagagacaaaaacCACTTGTTGGAGCAGCTGCAGATTAAAAAAGAACAGGAAGTGGCTTTGAGGAAGAGTGTTGAGAAGCTAGAGGCAAAAGCAAGCAAGGAGGAATCAGAGAAGATGAATCTGACAACAACTGTAGTTCAACTAAATAGGACAGTTGGAGAGCTtgagaaaaagatgaaagagaAAGAGGATGGCATGCTGGACTTGGGAGAGGAGAAGAGGGAGGTCATTAGGCAGTTGTGTTTGTGGATTGATTATCACCGCAGTCGTTATGATTATCTCAAGGACATTCTATCGAAGTCTCGCAGAGGCCAGAGTGCAGCATAA
- the LOC100812379 gene encoding protein trichome birefringence-like 23 isoform X1 has translation MKAVTSLFFFVPHCPEALRYANIVSHQNCLKNGRPDREFLYWRWAPRDCDLPQLDPERFLYMMWSKAWALVGDSISLNNVQSLLCILAKILFFWFQCQMLEVEQLVSFYHDEEYKCKSWRFPSYNFSMSLIWSPFLVEAAIFEDENGVSSSEVELHLDKLDSKWTDQYLDFDYISFSIGKWFLKSAIYYENDTILGCHSCPKKNLTELGFNFAYCNALKLVMNFIVSSNHKGIFLRTFTPDHFENMEWLNGGTCKRTTPIKGEMEMKYLRKMLRDVELDEVGKAATEA, from the exons ATGAAAGCTGTGACCTCATTGTTTttcttcgtaccccattgcccggaggctcttcgctatgcgaacaTTGTATCtcatcaaaattgcttgaaGAATGGGAGGCCTGATAGAGAGTTTCTGTATTGGAGGTGGGCTCCAAGAGATTGTGATTTGCCTCAGCTTGATCCAGAAAGGTTTCTCTACATGATGTGGAGCAAAGCCTGGGCACTCGTTGGTGATTCCATTTCACTCAACAATGTGCAATCGCTGCTCTGCATTCTTGCCAAG ATCTTGTTTTTTTGGTTCCAATGCCAAATGCTGGAG GTGGAACAACTTGTCTCATTCTACCATGACGAGGAATACAAGTGCAAAAGCTGGCGTTTTCCCTCATACAACTTCAGTATGTCACTTATTTGGTCACCATTCCTTGTGGAAGCTGCTATTTTTGAAGACGAAAATGGTGTTTCGAGTTCTGAAGTTGAGCTACATCTTGACAAACTGGATAGTAAATGGACGGATCAGTACCTTGACTTTGATTACATTAGTTTTTCAATCGGGAAATGGTTTCTCAAATCTGCAATCTACTATGAGAATGACACCATATTGGGCTGCCACTCCTGTCCTAAGAAGAACCTGACAGAGCTGGGGTTTAACTTTGCTTATTGCAATGCCTTGAAATTAGTAATGAACTTCATAGTGTCTTCGAATCACAAAGGGATTTTTTTACGGACATTCACACCTGATCATTTTGAAAATATGGAGTGGCTTAATGGGGGAACTTGTAAGAGAACGACACCAATTAAAGGTGAGATGGAAATGAAATATTTGAGAAAGATGCTCCGTGACGTTGAGTTGGATGAGGTTGGAAAGGCAGCTACTGAAGCTTAA
- the LOC121174915 gene encoding uncharacterized protein codes for MEDKIIWGASGDGMFTASSFCLQMAHCLLVWHSLNMDGEPSFYAATCVDWLVNNINSPPRVEMLLFFKTSSDVINVIQQSMPLKAMKSVRWEASNFPFIKLNTDGSSSMDAFLQAHVLWEGNSSAIWLNTLVIADRLK; via the exons ATGGAGGATAAAATCATTTGGGGTGCATCCGGAGATGGAATGTTTACTGCATCTAGCTTCTGCCTTCAAATGGCTCATTGCCTACTG GTGTGGCACAGTctcaacatggatggcgaaccTTCATTTTATGCTGCTACGTGCGTGGATTGGCTAGTCAACAACATCAATAGCCCACCAAGAGTAGAAATGCTCTTATTTTTCAAGACAAGCTCAGATGTCATCAATGTGATTCAACAGTCAATGCCTCTGAAAGCAATGAAATCTGTTCGTTGGGAAGCATCAAATTTCCCTTTCATCAAGCTGAATACTGATGGATCATCATCAATGGACGCTTTCCTTCAAGCGCATGTTCTTTGGGAAGGAAATTCCAGTGCTATCTGGCTTAACACATTGGTGATTGCTGatagattaaaataa
- the LOC100812379 gene encoding protein trichome birefringence-like 23 isoform X2, whose product MKAVTSLFFFVPHCPEALRYANIVSHQNCLKNGRPDREFLYWRWAPRDCDLPQLDPERFLYMMWSKAWALVGDSISLNNVQSLLCILAKVEQLVSFYHDEEYKCKSWRFPSYNFSMSLIWSPFLVEAAIFEDENGVSSSEVELHLDKLDSKWTDQYLDFDYISFSIGKWFLKSAIYYENDTILGCHSCPKKNLTELGFNFAYCNALKLVMNFIVSSNHKGIFLRTFTPDHFENMEWLNGGTCKRTTPIKGEMEMKYLRKMLRDVELDEVGKAATEA is encoded by the exons ATGAAAGCTGTGACCTCATTGTTTttcttcgtaccccattgcccggaggctcttcgctatgcgaacaTTGTATCtcatcaaaattgcttgaaGAATGGGAGGCCTGATAGAGAGTTTCTGTATTGGAGGTGGGCTCCAAGAGATTGTGATTTGCCTCAGCTTGATCCAGAAAGGTTTCTCTACATGATGTGGAGCAAAGCCTGGGCACTCGTTGGTGATTCCATTTCACTCAACAATGTGCAATCGCTGCTCTGCATTCTTGCCAAG GTGGAACAACTTGTCTCATTCTACCATGACGAGGAATACAAGTGCAAAAGCTGGCGTTTTCCCTCATACAACTTCAGTATGTCACTTATTTGGTCACCATTCCTTGTGGAAGCTGCTATTTTTGAAGACGAAAATGGTGTTTCGAGTTCTGAAGTTGAGCTACATCTTGACAAACTGGATAGTAAATGGACGGATCAGTACCTTGACTTTGATTACATTAGTTTTTCAATCGGGAAATGGTTTCTCAAATCTGCAATCTACTATGAGAATGACACCATATTGGGCTGCCACTCCTGTCCTAAGAAGAACCTGACAGAGCTGGGGTTTAACTTTGCTTATTGCAATGCCTTGAAATTAGTAATGAACTTCATAGTGTCTTCGAATCACAAAGGGATTTTTTTACGGACATTCACACCTGATCATTTTGAAAATATGGAGTGGCTTAATGGGGGAACTTGTAAGAGAACGACACCAATTAAAGGTGAGATGGAAATGAAATATTTGAGAAAGATGCTCCGTGACGTTGAGTTGGATGAGGTTGGAAAGGCAGCTACTGAAGCTTAA
- the LOC100816814 gene encoding protein trichome birefringence-like 24, which produces MRMDYLKQKFPFNHRNLFLKLLLTIFFIGLAFRILFFHSLSPQISPVLESPFPEKVTLPEPQTSTVPEEEHVPEPPPVIEHVSEPPPVLEHVPQTEDQLSPTDSEKCDYFNGDWIPNPSGPVYTNDSCDLIESHQNCLKNGRPDRDFLYWRWAPRECDLPQFDPKRFLNLMRNKAWALIGDSISRNHVQSLVCILSKVEKPALVYHDEEYKCKRWNFPSYNLSLSVIWSPFLVEAAIFEDINGVSSSEVELHLDRLDSKWTDQYLDFDYIIISTGKWFLKSAIYYENETILGCHSCPKRNLTELGFNFAYRKALKFVMNFIVTSNHKGLIFFRTFTPDHFENGEWFSGGTCNRTAPIKEGEMEMKYLNKMLREIELEEFGKAASEASKNGVNFKLVDFASLSQLRPDGHPGPYRQFHPFEKDQNAKVQNDCLHWCLPGPIDSWNDIIMDMVVNG; this is translated from the exons atgaGGATGGATTATTTGAAGCAAAAGTTTCCCTTCAACCACAGAAACCTCTTCCTCAAATTGCTCCTCACAATCTTCTTCATAGGCCTCGCTTTCCGCATCCTCTTCTTCCACTCCCTGTCCCCTCAGATTTCCCCTGTTTTGGAATCCCCATTTCCTGAGAAAGTGACATTACCAGAACCTCAGACTTCAACTGTTCCAGAAGAAGAACATGTTCCCGAACCTCCACCTGTTATAGAACATGTTTCCGAACCCCCACCTGTTCTCGAACATGTTCCCCAAACTGAAGATCAACTGTCTCCCACTGACTCAG AGAAATGTGATTACTTTAATGGGGATTGGATCCCGAACCCGTCGGGTCCAGTTTACACTAATGACAGCTGCGACCTCATTGAATCtcatcaaaattgcttgaaGAATGGGAGGCCTGACAGAGACTTTCTGTATTGGAGGTGGGCTCCCAGAGAGTGTGATTTGCCTCAGTTTGATCCAAAGAGGTTTCTCAACTTGATGCGGAACAAAGCCTGGGCACTCATTGGTGATTCCATTTCCCGCAACCATGTGCAATCGCTGGTCTGCATTCTTTCCAAG GTGGAAAAACCTGCCTTAGTCTACCATGACGAGGAATACAAGTGCAAAAGATGGAACTTTCCCTCGTACAACTTAAGTTTGTCAGTTATTTGGTCACCATTCCTTGTGGAAGCTGCTATTTTTGAAGACATAAATGGTGTTTCGAGTTCTGAAGTTGAGCTACATCTTGACAGACTGGATAGTAAATGGACAGATCAGTACCTCGATTttgattacattattatttCAACCGGGAAATGGTTTCTCAAATCTGCAATTTACTATGAGAATGAAACTATATTGGGCTGCCACTCCTGTCCTAAGAGGAACCTGACAGAGCTGGGGTTTAACTTTGCTTATCGCAAAGCCTTGAAATTTGTGATGAACTTCATAGTGACTTCCAATCACAAAGGGTTGATTTTTTTCAGGACATTCACACCAGATCATTTTGAGAATGGGGAATGGTTTAGTGGGGGAACTTGCAACAGAACAGCACCAATTAAAGAAGGTGAAATGGAAATGAAATATTTGAACAAGATGCTTCGTGAAATTGAGTTAGAGGAGTTTGGAAAGGCAGCTTCTGAAGCTTCAAAAAATGGGGTGAATTTTAAGCTTGTGGATTTTGCTTCACTTTCACAGTTGAGACCTGATGGGCATCCTGGTCCATACAGGCAATTTCATCCATTTGAAAAGGACCAAAATGCTAAAGTTCAGAATGATTGTCTGCATTGGTGCTTACCTGGGCCAATAGACTCTTGGAATGATATAATAATGGATATGGTTGTCAATgggtaa